A single genomic interval of Pyrus communis chromosome 5, drPyrComm1.1, whole genome shotgun sequence harbors:
- the LOC137733454 gene encoding cellulose synthase-like protein D3 produces the protein MASRSFKPSRSDMSSNSDMPDSNNKTPIPPTVTFGRRTSSGRYVSYSRDDLDSELGSGDYMNYTVHIPPTPDNQPMDPSISQKVEEQYVSNSLFTGGFNSVTRAHLMDKVIESETNHPQMAGAKGSSCAIPGCDAKVMSDGRGEDILPCECDYKICRDCYTDAVKTGGGICPGCKEPYKITDLDDVAADNDARPPLPLPLPKVLSKNERRLSLMKSTKSVLMRSQTGDFDHNRWLFETKGTYGYGNAIWPKEGGFGDEKEDEVVDRTELLNKPWRPLTRKIKIPAAIISPYRLLIFVRMGVLGLFLAWRIDNPNTDAMWLWGMSIVCEIWFAFSWLLDQLPKFCPINRSTDLNVLKEKFETPSPNNPSGKSDLPGIDIFVSTADPDKEPPLVTANTILSILATDYPVEKLACYVSDDGGALLTFEAMAEAASFANVWAPFCRKHAIEPRNPESYFSLKRDPYKNKVLPDFVKDRRRVKREYDEFKVRINGLPESIRRRSDAYHAREEIKAMKLQRENREDEPVEGVKIPKATWMADGTHWPGTWLTASPEHSKGDHAGIIQVMLKPPSDEPLHGADDDARLINLTDVDIRLPMLVYVSREKRPGYDHNKKAGAMNALVRASAIMSNGPFILNLDCDHYIYNSQAMREGMCFMMDRGGDRLCYVQFPQRFEGIDPSDRYANHNTVFFDVNMRALDGLQGPVYVGTGCLFRRVALYGFDPPRSKDTHPGCCSCCFSRRRKNTSVANTSEENRSLRMGDSDDEEMNLSLLPKRFGNSTFLIDSIPVAEFQGRPLADHPAVKNGRPPGALTIPRELLDASTVAEAISVISCWYEDKTEWGERVGWIYGSVTEDVVTGYRMHNRGWKSVYCVTKRDAFRGSAPINLTDRLHQVLRWATGSVEIFFSRNNALLASSRMKFLQRIAYLNVGIYPFTSIFLIVYCFLPALSLFSGQFIVQTLNVSFLTYLLAITLTLCMLAILEIKWSGIELEEWWRNEQFWLIGGTSAHLAAVLQGLLKVIAGIEISFTLTSKSGGDDEDDEFADLYIVKWSSLMIPPITIMMVNLIGIAVGFSRTIYSEIPEWSRLIGGVFFSFWVLAHLYPFAKGLMGRRGKTPTIVYVWSGLIAITISLLWVAINPPSGASGIGGSFTFP, from the exons ATGGCGTCCAGATCGTTTAAGCCGAGCCGCTCGGATATGTCATCAAACTCTGATATGCCTGATTCCAACAACAAGACTCCAATCCCTCCAACTGTGACATTTGGCCGCAGAACTTCCTCGGGTCGCTACGTCAGCTACTCCAGGGATGATCTCGACAGTGAACTTGGGAGCGGTGACTATATGAACTATACAGTGCACATACCACCAACCCCGGATAACCAACCCATGGATCCATCCATCTCACAGAAGGTTGAAGAGCAATATGTGTCCAATTCCCTTTTTACGGGCGGATTTAATAGTGTTACGCGAGCTCATCTTATGGACAAGGTGATCGAATCTGAAACAAACCATCCTCAGATGGCTGGTGCTAAAGGTTCATCATGTGCAATTCCTGGCTGTGATGCAAAGGTGATGAGCGATGGACGCGGGGAGGATATTCTTCCTTGTGAGTGTGATTACAAAATATGCCGGGATTGCTATACAGATGCTGTGAAAACTGGGGGTGGTATTTGCCCTGGATGCAAGGAACCGTACAAAATCACAGATTTGGATGATGTGGCTGCGGATAACGATGCACGGCCACCGCTCCCACTTCCTCTGCCAAAAGTATTGTCTAAAAATGAGAGGAGGTTGTCACTGATGAAGTCTACAAAGTCAGTGCTAATGAGGAGTCAAACTGGGGATTTTGATCACAACCGGTGGCTCTTTGAAACAAAGGGAACTTATGGGTATGGGAATGCCATATGGCCCAAGGAGGGAGGTTTTGGGGATGAGAAAGAAGATGAAGTCGTTGATAGAACAGAGTTGTTGAACAAACCATGGCGGCCACTCACGCGGAAAATAAAAATACCTGCAGCTATTATAAGCCCGTATAG GCTTCTGATTTTTGTTCGTATGGGTGTCCTTGGGCTGTTCTTGGCATGGAGGATCGATAACCCAAATACTGATGCAATGTGGCTCTGGGGAATGTCAATAGTTTGTGAGATATGGTTTGCTTTTTCTTGGCTTCTTGACCAACTGCCGAAGTTCTGCCCAATCAATCGCTCGACAGATCTTAATGTCTTGAAGGAGAAATTTGAAACACCTAGTCCCAACAACCCCTCTGGGAAATCTGATCTTCCAGGCATAGATATCTTTGTGTCCACTGCAGATCCAGACAAAGAACCACCACTTGTCACGGCAAACACTATCTTATCTATTCTAGCTACTGATTACCCTGTTGAAAAGCTAGCTTGCTATGTTTCTGATGATGGAGGTGCCCTTTTAACTTTTGAGGCCATGGCTGAAGCTGCTAGTTTTGCTAATGTATGGGCACCATTCTGCCGTAAACATGCTATTGAACCCAGGAATCCTGAATCTTACTTCAGTTTGAAGAGGGATCCATACAAGAACAAAGTGCTGCCTGACTTTGTCAAGGACCGAAGAAGGGTAAAACGTGAATATGATGAATTCAAGGTTCGGATCAATGGACTGCCTGAATCTATACGCCGACGATCAGATGCTTATCATGCTCGGGAAGAAATCAAGGCCATGAAGCTTCAAAGAGAGAACAGGGAGGACGAACCAGTGGAGGGTGTGAAGATTCCCAAAGCAACGTGGATGGCTGATGGAACGCACTGGCCAGGGACTTGGTTGACTGCTTCACCTGAGCATTCTAAGGGTGACCATGCTGGTATTATACAG GTGATGTTGAAACCTCCCAGTGATGAACCGCTGCATGGAGCTGATGATGATGCTAGGCTCATTAACCTCACAGATGTTGATATCCGTCTTCCCATGCTTGTTTATGTGTCACGTGAGAAACGCCCAGGCTATGATCACAACAAGAAGGCAGGGGCCATGAATGCCCTCGTTCGGGCCTCTGCCATCATGTCCAATGGCCCGTTCATTCTCAACCTTGACTGTGACCATTATATTTACAACTCTCAGGCAATGAGGGAGGGCATGTGCTTCATGATGGATCGTGGTGGCGACCGCCTTTGTTATGTCCAGTTCCCTCAGAGATTTGAGGGTATTGACCCTTCAGACCGATATGCCAATCACAACACTGTTTTCTTTGATGTCAATATGCGAGCTCTTGATGGACTTCAGGGCCCAGTTTATGTTGGAACTGGATGTCTCTTTCGTAGAGTTGCCCTTTATGGTTTTGACCCACCTCGGTCAAAAGACACTCACCCTGGTTGTTGCAGTTGCTGCTTCTCTCGTCGCAGAAAGAATACCTCAGTAGCCAACACCTCCGAAGAAAACCGATCCTTAAGAATGGGTGATTCTGATGATGAAGAGATGAATCTCTCCCTGCTGCCTAAGAGGTTTGGGAACTCAACTTTCCTCATTGATTCGATTCCAGTGGCAGAGTTCCAAGGTCGTCCACTAGCAGATCACCCAGCAGTGAAGAATGGACGACCACCTGGTGCTCTCACCATTCCCCGTGAGCTTCTTGATGCCTCTACTGTTGCAGAGGCAATCAGTGTCATTTCGTGCTGGTACGAAGACAAGACTGAGTGGGGAGAGCGCGTAGGGTGGATTTATGGATCAGTTACTGAAGATGTGGTCACTGGGTATAGGATGCATAACAGAGGATGGAAATCAGTTTACTGTGTGACCAAGCGAGATGCATTCCGTGGAAGTGCTCCTATCAATCTTACAGATAGGTTGCATCAGGTTCTGCGCTGGGCTACTGGTTCAGTTGAGATTTTCTTCTCCCGCAACAACGCGCTCCTAGCCAGCTCAAGAATGAAGTTTCTGCAAAGGATAGCATACCTCAATGTGGGTATCTACCCCTTTACCTCCATCTTTCTTATCGTCTACTGCTTCCTCCCGGCGCTATCCCTCTTCTCGGGTCAGTTCATTGTGCAGACCCTCAACGTTAGTTTCCTGACTTACCTTTTGGCCATTACTCTCACTCTATGCATGCTTGCCATCCTTGAGATTAAATGGTCTGGCATCGAGctagaggagtggtggagaaacgAGCAGTTTTGGTTGATTGGAGGGACTAGTGCGCACCTTGCTGCTGTGCTTCAGGGGCTACTGAAAGTTATTGCAGGGATTGAAATCTCTTTCACCTTAACTTCAAAGTCGGGTGGTGATGACGAGGATGATGAGTTTGCTGACCTCTATATTGTGAAATGGTCCTCTCTCATGATACCGCCGATAACAATCATGATGGTCAACTTAATCGGCATAGCAGTTGGGTTCAGCCGCACAATATACAGCGAAATACCAGAATGGAGCAGGTTAATTGGCGGGGTGTTCTTCAGTTTCTGGGTATTAGCGCATCTGTATCCGTTTGCCAAAGGGTTGATGGGGAGACGAGGGAAGACGCCCACCATTGTTTATGTGTGGTCAGGGCTCATTGCGATTACCATCTCTCTTCTTTGGGTGGCAATCAATCCCCCTTCGGGTGCGAGTGGAATTGGGGGATCCTTCACATTCCCGTAG
- the LOC137734011 gene encoding probable arabinosyltransferase ARAD1: MNKTMRSLIVEEKALTGSQRMPAKQMARSKSPVLPLLLALLALSLIFLLFSFHSPSPADPSAILHPNQPTYKPETSFVASLERFLLAHKSRPFKPRDDTVLTTPTQSQLKHLDDLVFQSDSHRLYADPYYPLSLPMRVYVYDMPSKFTYDLLWLFRNSYKETFNLTSNGSPVHRLIEQHSIDYWLWADLIAPESERLLKSVVRVHRQEEADLFYIPFFTTISFFLLEKQQCKALYREVVKWVTDQPAWNRSQGRDHILPVHHPWSFKSVRRLMKNAIWLLPDMDSTGNWYKPGQVYLEKDLILPYVANVDFCDARCISKTRSKRTTLLFFRGRLKRNAGGKIRSQLVAELSGSEGVAIEEGTAGEAGKAAAQNGMRKSVFCLSPAGDTPSSARLFDAIVSGCIPVIVSDELELPFEGILDYRKIALFISSSDAVRPGWLVTFLRNISHAQIEEMRQNLAKYSRHFLYSSPAQPLGPEDLVWRMMAGKLVNIKLHTRRSQRVVKESRSICTCDCKRANSTTAGHL; this comes from the exons ATGAATAAAACAATGAGGAGTTTAATAGTTGAAGAGAAGGCTCTCACAGGCTCACAGAGAATGCCTGCGAAGCAAATGGCTAGATCCAAATCCCCAGTGCTTCCCCTGCTTCTGGCTCTCCTCGCCCTCTCCCTCATCTTCCTACTCTTCTCCTTCCACAGCCCCTCCCCCGCCGACCCCTCTGCCATCCTCCACCCTAACCAACCCACTTACAAACCCGAAACCTCCTTCGTCGCCTCCCTCGAGCGCTTCCTCCTCGCCCACAAATCCCGCCCTTTCAAGCCCCGCGATGACACCGTCCTCACCACGCCCACCCAATCCCAACTCAAGCACCTGGACGATCTGGTCTTCCAGAGCGACAGCCACAGGTTGTACGCCGATCCATACTACCCGCTTAGCTTGCCCATGAGGGTTTACGTGTACGACATGCCCAGCAAGTTCACGTACGATCTCCTCTGGCTCTTCCGAAACTCTTACAAGGAGACCTTCAATCTCACCTCTAATGGCAGCCCCGTCCACCGCCTCATTGAGCag CATTCAATCGATTACTGGCTTTGGGCGGATTTGATAGCTCCGGAGTCAGAGAGGCTGTTGAAAAGCGTAGTGAGAGTGCATAGGCAGGAGGAGGCAGACCTCTTCTACATCCCATTCTTCACCACCATCAGCTTCTTCTTACTGGAGAAGCAGCAATGCAAAGCACTTTACAGG GAAGTTGTCAAGTGGGTCACTGATCAGCCTGCCTGGAATCGATCCCAAGGACGGGATCACATTCTTCCTGTTCACCATCCCTGGTCTTTTAAGTCTGTTCGCCGCCTCATGAAGAATGCAATTTGGTTGCTTCCTGATATGGACTCCACTGGCAACTG GTACAAACCTGGACAAGTCTATCTGGAGAAAGATCTAATTCTTCCTTACGTTGCAAATGTTGATTTTTGTGATGCAAGATGCATATCCAAGACTCGATCCAAGAGAACAACATTGCTCTTTTTTCGCGGCCGGCTTAAAAGAAATGCT GGAGGGAAGATACGCTCACAACTTGTAGCAGAACTAAGTGGTTCTGAGGGTGTAGCTATAGAGGAAGGGACAGCAGGAGAAGCAGGAAAGGCAGCAGCTCAGAATGGAATGCGCAA GTCTGTCTTTTGCTTAAGTCCAGCTGGTGATACTCCATCCTCTGCTAGATTGTTTGATGCCATTGTTAGTGGTTGCATACCAGTTATAGTTAGTGATGAACTGGAACTTCCTTTTGAAGGAATACTAGATTATAGGAAG ATAGctttatttatttcttctagTGATGCTGTACGACCAGGTTGGCTTGTAACATTTCTAAGAAACATTAGCCATGCTCAAATAGAGGAAATGCGTCAGAATCTTGCCAAG TACTCAAGACATTTCCTCTACTCAAGTCCAGCCCAGCCCTTGGGTCCGGAAGACTTGGTTTGGAGAATG ATGGCTGGTAAGTTGGTTAATATAAAGCTTCACACCCGGAGATCTCAACGAGTGGTGAAAGAGTCGAGAAGTATCTGCACTTGTGATTGCAAGCGTGCCAACTCTACAACCGCAGGTCACTTGTAA